Proteins from a genomic interval of Indicator indicator isolate 239-I01 chromosome 1, UM_Iind_1.1, whole genome shotgun sequence:
- the SLC25A30 gene encoding kidney mitochondrial carrier protein 1, protein MSALNWKPFIYGGLASITAECGTFPIDLTKTRLQVQGQVNDAKYREIRYRGMVHALVRICREEGLKALYSGIAPAVLRQASYGTIKIGTYQSLKRMFVEHPDDETLMINVLCGILSGVISSSIANPTDVLKIRMQAQGSVIQGGMMGNFIQIYQNEGTKGLWKGVSLTAQRAAIVVGVELPVYDFTKKHIIMSGFMGDTVYTHFLSSFTCGLAGALASNPIDVVRTRMMNQRSQQHGGSSNYKGTLDCMLQTWKNEGFFALYKGFWPNWLRLGPWNIIFFLTYEQLKKLDL, encoded by the exons GTACTTTCCCCATTGATCTGACCAAAACACGCCTGCAGGTTCAAGGTCAAGTTAATGATGCCAAATACAGAGAGATCCGCTACCGTGGGATGGTGCATGCACTAGTCAGGATATGCAGAGAAGAAGGATTGAAAGCCTTGTACTCTGG GATTGCTCCTGCAGTGCTACGTCAGGCTTCCTATGGAACTATAAAAATAGGCACTTACCAGAGCTTAAAAAGAATGTTTGTTGAGCATCCAGACG ATGAAACTCTGATGATAAATGTTCTCTGTGGCATTCTTTCGGGAGTAATCTCTTCATCTATTGCCAACCCTACAGATGTCTTAAAG ATCAGAATGCAAGCCCAAGGTAGCGTGATTCAAGGAGGAATGATGGGCAACTTCATACAGATCTACCAAAATGAAGGCACTAAAGGATTATGGAAG ggGGTATCACtgacagcacagagagctgctATTGTTGTTGGAGTGGAACTGCCAGTGTATGACTTTACTAAGAAGCACATAATTATGTCTGGATTTATGGGAGATACAGTATATACCCACTTCCT CTCAAGTTTTACTTGTGGGTTAGCTGGAGCCCTTGCATCCAACCCAATTGATGTTGTGAGAACACGCATGATGAATCAGAGAAGCCAGCAACATGGGGGATCTTCAAACTACAAGGGTACCTTGGATTGCATGTTACAA ACATGGAAGAATGAAGGCTTCTTTGCTCTTTATAAAGGATTTTGGCCAAATTGGTTAAGGCTTGGTCCTTGGAATATCATT TTCTTTCTGACATATGAACAGCTGAAGAAATTAGACTTGTGA